The following nucleotide sequence is from Capricornis sumatraensis isolate serow.1 chromosome 5, serow.2, whole genome shotgun sequence.
CAAGCTCAGCTCTTTGCACTTATAATCAACGTTGGTGAACAGGGTTGGGGTAGGGAAAAGCAGCATTTCTCCTACGTCCATAACCATCCAGGCATTTTACCATTTGATTTCTGCTTCTAGACACCCTCCCAAGTGGGAAGTCTGAGTCAGCtggttttggttgttgttgttttcccttaTTAGTAATCAATACGAGACGAAGAAAACATTTGTATACCTAACCTCATTGACACATCTCACAGGTTCTATTTCCTGTCCCTGCCCATACATTTGTCACGGATCTTGACTTATATCTCATTTTCAAGCCTCATATACATGACCATAGCTTTCAAAACACCATCTGCAGCAGCAGTATTTGgcagtgttttttgttgtttgttttcttgctttaCCTGCCAACATTGGGTTTATCCTCCCTGAGAGGTTCCTGGGGATACGTGTGTGTTCactcgatcagttgtgtctgactctttgtgaccccatggaccatagccttctaggctcctctgtccatgggattttttcaggcaaggacactggggtgtgttgccatttcctcctccaggggatcttcccaatccagggatcaaatccgagtctgctgtgtctcctgcgttggcaggaggattctttaccactgtgctacctgggaagccctcctggggATATAAGAATACCTAtaactgattcacgttgttgttgttcagcagaaactaacacaacattgtaaagcaattatactctaatcaaacatttttgtttaaatttaaaaaaagagaggttCCTGCAAGTGATATGTAAATGGAATTTTGGATAAGATAAATCATCATTTACAGTTTCTCTAAAGAAATGTTGCTGTGTAGTGAATAAACTGTCCTCTCTTTCAGTGCCAGGCCTCTACACGCAGTAAGAAGTACCTCATACATCACCCCCGGCACACAGCTCCCTGTTCACAACTGACACAAACAGTTCAGGAAAATAGGAATGCATTCtgaattgttttcttcatctctttggTAAAAATGCTGGTTACAACCCACTGAAATTGACTTCATGACTCATAATGAGTCTCagcccacagtttgaaaacactaTGCCAGTTTCGTATTTTATCAATCCAGATGTTCTGTTTTGCATGTGGTGCTTGCGGCTTAACTGCCTACTCGGCACATTCTACGTAGTGGAGCCGAGCTAGTCCCCAGGCTGGGAGAAGCAGAGACTCTTCCAGACTCTGTGGGGGgagaatcaaaaaggaaaattcagCCCAGCTTGGTGCTTCCATGGCCACCATCAGGGACTGGCGGATGCCAGGTCTTCCTAGAAATTAACCTTTGTTTTGGGGTAGATTTTGAGGGGGGAAGGAAACATTTTTTCcagctttgaaagaaagaaaagatagcgctaagtcgtgtccaactcttgcgacctatggactgtagcctgcctggctcctctgtccatgggattttccaagcaagaatactggagtgggttgccatttccttttccaggggatcttcccaatttggtttttcagtcttctctttggaTCACCTCCTTTCGCTCAGTGACTCCTCAGCAAAGGTTATTCAAGCCCACAAAACAATTAAATGACTCAAAACCCAGGTCTGTAGTCCCCTTTAATTTGTTGTCCTTCAACTAGCCAGCCCCACCCAGGCAAACAGGGGACACCAGGAAAAAATGGGGATTGGGGCCGCCCAAGAGAAGGCGAGCAGAAAAAAGGAACAGGGCGGCTCGGTAGGTGTTGGCTGATACAGCTGGCTAGTCCTTTTCATTCGGGCTGTGATGGATGACATGGGATGCTCCACGCTCAGAGGAAAGTTGACTTAGCGTGGCGGGTGTGGCCAGGACCTCACCCCGCCTTTGTACCCAGTGGCAGCTCCTCcgggtggcgggggagggggtgaggagggaaggTTTACACTTTCCTTTCGGTTTCTCGAGCCACTAAACCTGACACCTGGGGACAGAACTACAGTTCCCACCACACCTCgaggcaggaggaagaaggggcACGGAGGGCCAAAAGGAAAACCAGGAGAAAGAGCAAACACCTGCTGGCAGGCGTGAGCAACTGGTGAGCAACAGGTGGAGGCTGCAGGATGGAGGGTTTTACGGCAGGTGGACATGGCTCTTTTCTCCTTGCAGGGCGTGTGAAGGGGGCTTTTGCAGAAAGCCTGAGGACTTACTGGGGGAGGTGGCCGGGGTCGGGGGAGAAGTAAGATTTCAGCTCACTTGACAGTGGTTAGACACCGGAAGTAGAATGGCTTTCTTCATTTGAAAAGCCAGAGGGGGGAAAAGTGGTTtggctgtttctcttttttgctggatcatgtggccATAGTAGCTTCAGGGAACCTCCTTCATTCATTTAAAGCTTAGAGTTTTTAAGTATAGATTTAATTTGTGTGATGATACAGACTTGTCACGTTCTATGACTTTTGAGAAgaccagaaaataaaacttggAGAAATGAAGAAGGGTGTCATAACTAAATTTGCAGCACATCAAATTTAGTTATCAAACAGGATAAgctttcatgtatttttatgaGACATTTGATGAGGAGACGCAACACAACTGAAGAACAGTCAAAGGGTCTGGGATATCTGCTTCAAGGGGACCTGCTTGCTGCTCCAAATGTCTGCTGGGCTGTCGAGTGGGGTACGAATCCTGGCGTAGCATGAGGGTCCACGGTCAGAAACCTCAAGGACATAGATTTCAACCCCACATAAGAGCTGTGCACACAAAATTGATTTTTGTCAGGAGGTAGTGAGCTCCTTGTGATCTGAGATGTTGAAGTGTAGATGGATGTTTAAGCAGAGATGCTGAGGGCAAGAATAAAGTTTCAGGTGGTTGACTGTGCTGGTTGATGCTTCCCAAACCTGCCTGCTTATCAAAATCACCTGGGAGTGTGTGCATGTTTTTACATCTATTTAGCAGATCTGAGATGGGCTccggaatatatatacatatatttttaactcttttattatttacttatttttggctgtgctggatcttcattgctgcgtgcaggccttcttcagttgcagtaagcaggggctattctctagtcgCAGTGCTCGGGGttttcactgcggtggcttctcttcttgcagagcacaggctccagacacacgggcttcagtagttatggcacatgagcttagttgctcgaggtatgtgggatcctccaggaccagggatcaaacctgtgtctcctgcattggcaggcggattctctaccactgagccacagggaggtccctgtatatttaattatttgattaCCTTCCCAGGTAATTCTGATAGTCAGTTAGAGAGACACTGTCATACGGAACTTTttttccagcctgtggcagaataCAGCACAAACATTCGAACCACCGGgttttttcgtttgtttgttccTTTCGTTTTGTTTGGCTACGCTGCACAGCTTCTGGGATTCTGGTTTCCAGCACAAGCATGGAACCCAAGGCCTGGGCAGTGAAAGTGcaaagtcctgaccactggaccgccaggaaattcCCCACAGTTTTCATTTTGGGTATTCTCAAAGTCataatttcccagacaagaaaagCCTTTCTGAAACTGACTTCTCTGTTAAGCGTCCTTGGTGTTTGTTGCTAGTTGCCTGGACATTCAGACTTCCAGTGGTTTGTCTTCCTCCCGTGTGACATGGAGACAGGCTGAGCCCGCCTTCCGCaactgatgttgttcagttgctcagtcctgcccaactctttgcgaccctgtggactgcagcatgggtCTGcagtgtccttcactgtctcccagagtttgctcaaactcatgtccatcgagtggatgatgccatccagccatctcatcctctgttaccctcttctcctccttccctcaatctttcccagcatcagggttttttctagtgagtcggctcttcacatcaggtggccaaagtattggagcttcagcttcagcatcggtctttccaatgaatattgagtcgatttcctttaggaaccAGTCAATCCACCTGATAAATGGCAggtagaacccacctgccgagcCAGGCCAcagggtgtgtgggatcttagttcccagaccagggatcaaaccctcgccccctgcagtggaagcactgaaagcgcagagtcttaaccactggaccaccagggaagtcccagtcaaTGCTACCATCTGAGAGTGGGCCCAGACCGTAGAACCCCTTCATTCCAAGGTCACTCCTAAAGTAGCACCAACTCACCTAGGACAGGTGGGGTTTGTGGGGGCAGCTCCCTCTTACCTGACCAGTAATTAACGTTCTTCTCCTCCCACAAGGATGTCTGTGCTAGGAAAGCAGTGACCTTCCTCTGTCTTGTGCCGTCCTGAATCCTGAGTGCCAAGAATAGCTCCTGGCCGCCAGTAGCTGTTCACTAAAGATAGGCTGaattcctccttttcttctttgatccTAGGTGGCAAGAGCCATGCAATTCTCCGGCTCAGCCAGGGCAGTGGACGAGAACTTTGACTATTTGTTCAAGATTATCCTCATCGGGGATTCCAACGTGGGCAAGACGTGTGTCGTGCAGCATTTCAAGTCCGGGGTCTACACGGAGGCGCAGCAGAACACGATCGGGGTGGACTTCACTGTGCATGCCCTGGAGATTGACGGCAAGAAAGTGAAGGTCAGAGGGGCACAGGGGTGGGACCGCCTCTTTCACCCACAGACCCTAACCCAGAAACACAGGCCTGaggaataaaatatgtaaatataaaatatgaaatcataaaaataccaggaaaagaaacacataggagtatttatttttctcactgagGAAGGGGAAAATCAGGCTTAAAATTAAGACAAGAACCCACAAGccataaaggaaaatattgctCCATCTAACTCTTATATCTAAAGGTCAAATTTATACTCTTCTGTATAATCATATAAAGGTCAAATTTCCGCACACTCAAAAATACCATAAACAAAGTCAAAAGCTGAATGACAGACTGGAaagaaacatttgcaaatatgGAACTCACAGAAGGCTAATTTTTGACATGAAAAGAGCTCtgatgagggaattccctggcagcccagtggttaggactccatgcttccactgtaggggcatGGGCTCAgcccctggtcatggaactaggatcctgcatgccacgcaGCAGAGCTCTGATAAACATCAACGAAAAGACCAACAACCAAACACAATAAGTAGGCAATTCACAGATTTGACAAAACTACTACATCATAATTTTTATGCAAACTGGCTCATACATTTATGCAAAGAAGTAAAGGTACCCACTGTCACTTATAATTAAAGCAATGAAATTAACAGTGAGATACCTTTTACCCATTTGATTAAAAAGGATCAAAAAGTGTTGGTGATGATGTAATAAATAGGTTTTGCTTGGGATCCTTATTAAACACAATAGTAGAAAGATATTTTGGAACCAGTTAGGAAAACTTAATATGGTCTGAATATTAGATCATACTAAAGAGTTATTGAAAAGTTTATTAGCAGTGATAATGGTGTTATGGTTAGGAAAGACAATGTCCATTTATTAAGGAAGCATGTAAGTAGGCATGAAATGACACAAAGTCTGGGATTCtcttcaaaataatatttcaaataaatcaaGGGCTCCATGAAGCAAGAGTGGCAAAATCTTGATAATTATTTGGTTATGTGAGGGTTCAATGCTTTATTCTCTCTAGTTTTGTGTATCTttgaaaactttctttaaaaaataaactttataaataaTGTGAcagtatgaaaaacaaaacaggtaCCAGGGCTCCCCTGCTGgcaaaaagaatctgcctgccaatgcaggagacatgggttcgacccctggtcccggaggatcccatatgccccagagcaacaaagcctgtgtgccacaattactgagcctgcgctctagagccagtcagccacaaccactgaagcccaagtgccctggagcccgtgcttcAGAATGAGAGGAGCCATCTCAAGGAGAGACCCACAcatggcaactagagagcagcctccactcgtcacaactagaggaaacccgcacagcagtgaagacccaacatGGCCAAagataaatcaataaatgaaatttttaaaaaattttaaaagctaaaagaaaaaataagtaccCTCAAACACTATTggagggaatataaattggtgccaCTGCCTGGGTTGTTAATTTGGAAGGTAGTATTATGaggacaagggcttccctggtggctcagtggttgagactgaatctgcctgccaatgcaggagatgcaagaaacttgggtttgatccttgggtcaggaagattctctagaggaggcaatggcaatccactccagtattcttgcctgggaaatcccatagacagaggagctgtcgggctacagtccatggggtcacagagctgtaCACGACTAAACAATAATTATGGGCACACTTCTAAACATGGATGACTGAGTGGTCCTTCAAAATCAAAGCAGTTTAGCCAATGCCCTCACCTTTACCAAGGTcaaaaaataaaccccaaaatCTAGACAAGCAGATGAGTGTGCTGGAAAGGCAAAGAACACCACATCCTAGGACCCTGGATCCACTTCTCAGGCTGGAGGGTCCCTTAGGTGATGACTCCCAACCTGAAAGCACATCCAGATGACACTGGGGAGCCTCTGAAAAAAGCAGACtcttgggccccaccccagacctcgtGAGTCTGGATCTCTAGAAGTGAGACCCAGGAAAAAACTTAGGTGAGCATCAGACATGGGAATTCCTCATGCAGACCCCCTTGCCCGACCTTCTGCAGATGCAGGTGTGGGACACCGCCGGCCAGGAACGTTTCCGGACCATCACCCAGAGCTACTACCGCAGTGCCCACGCGGCCATCATTGCCTACGACCTCACCCGGCGGTCCACGTTTGAATCTGTTCCTCACTGGATTCACGAGATAGAGAAATACGGAGCAGCGAACTTGGTCATCATGCTGATTGGTATGTGGATTTCAAggcatttctctttcctttacgCCCCATGCTCAGCTTTTTCTGGGTTTACAATGACAGTGGAACAGGAAGTCATAAAAGCACACGTGGAGGCTAGGACCTCAAAAAACATCTGGGCCAGAAATTCCAATCAGGTTCGCTTGAGCATGATAGTGGGGGTGGCGTGAATTTGTTAAGAATACagattccttggtggtccagtggttgagactctgcactctcaatgcagggtgcACTCAttgaatccctgggtggggaacgaactagatgccacatgttGCACTGCgaggcctaaaaaaaaaaagaatacatactccAAGACCCCACCCTAGAGTTTCTCATTGCAAAAACCCGAGACATATAGATGAAGGTGCACCCTGGCTGATTCAACACACATATTTGCAGACTACACAGCCAATACTCTGTAGTGTGAGTTTCACAGCTTCAGATGGCTCTTAATCCCCAAGGGAGCCACTCAGATGACTATGACTGACAACACGCTTGAATGACTTCTCACACCTGTGAAGATCCTAAACAAATCTTAATAACAAGTTAACATCAAAATTAACATCAACTTCAACTACACTAAGTGAACTCACAGCTTGAAATAGGTGCAGTCCCATTGTATATTCACAAATGGgaaatttcccaggtggtgcagtggtgaagaatctgcctaccagtgcaggagatgcaagacatgtgagttcgatccctaagtcaagaagatcccctggtgtaggaaatggcaacctactccagtattctcgcctgggaaatcccacggacaggggagcctggtgggctacagtccatggggttgcaacaagtcagacatgactgagcacaacatACTGTCAGTTCCCTACAGTATTAGCTTTGCAAGCAGCGCATCACCCCTCCTGAGGACACTACTGTCTGCCAGGTGGCTGGTTCATTTTGGCAACCTGGTTTAGTTTTCACTACTCAAAGTGTGGCCTGCAGACCAGCAACATCATCAtcactgggtttttgtttgttgtattAAGACTTATCTTTATCAGAACAGTTTAAAATTCTTAGCAAAACTGAGAGGAAGATACAGAGGTTTCCCATATATCCCCTGTACCCACACATGCATGTGCTGtgctagtcacttagtcgtgtccgactcttgactctctgtgaccccacagactgtagtccaccgggctcttctgtccatgcggattctccaggtaagaataagattcccatgctctcctccaggggatcttcccaacccagggactgaacccaggtctcctgcagtgcaggcagattctttaccttcagagccaccagggaagccccatgaatgggtagcctattccttctccaagggatcttctcgacccaggaattgaacaggggtctcctgcattgcaggaggattctttaccagctgagctaccagggaagtccccacacatGCACAGCCCCTCCCATATCAACGTCCCCTAACaatgtggtacatttgttacaaagaATGACCCTACATGGACACATCACAATCatctaaagtccatagtttaagTTATGAATCCTTCTTGGTGTTGTGCTTTCTATGGATTTGGACAAGTGTATGATGACAAGTATTCATCATGAAGATATCACAGAGTGTATTTCCACTTTCCTAAAAATCCATAGCATCCGCGTCACTTTGGGGTTTGTTAGAAATCCCCCATCTCAGGCCTCACCCCAGATCTACTGGATGAATCGATCCTAGAGAGATTCTTGTGCAAATTAAAGTCTGCAGAGCATAGGTCTAGACAGCTGCTGTGGGACTAAGAAAGAGCTACCCATTGATAAGCATATCCTAGCTctgtgtttggagaaggaaatggcaactcactccagtgttcttgcctggagaatcccagggacagcagagcctggtgggctgccgtctatggagtcgcacaaagtcggacatgactgaagcgacttagcagcagcagcagctctatgcTAAGTTACCctctgaaccttagtttcctcatctataacatTTGATCAATATTCACTGGGGTTGTAAAGATTTAGTGAGGAAAAGTGTATGCATTGCTTgacggtgcctggcacatagtaagtgtgtCATAAAGAGTGGGATTTGCTTCTAGAAGTATGTTTGAGGGAACAAGCTCATCAGTGTTCCTTAAATAACTGAGGGGGGGCTTATGGTGAGGGTACAAGTCCCTGGGACCTAGGAAAAGTCAGCAACCAAACTCACCAAGAGGAGGGGCCACAGTGCAGCCACGCCAGCCTCCACAAGCAGGAAGCTGGGGACCCTCCTCTCAGGCTGGGATCGatgaaccaggctcctccactgtCTGTGCTCACTTgcatccaactctctgcaaccccatggactgcaggccatcaggctcctctgtccatggaattcttcaggcaagaatactggagcgggttgccatttcctactccaagggatcttcccgacccagggatcgaacccatgtcttggcagggggattctttaccactgagccacctgggaagcctactccACTACTGTGCATCTAAGAGCTGCTTCTTACATGTGGGGTGGTGTGGGCTGGCCACTCTCTCTCACCCTGAGCCCTCCCTCTTGGATTCCTCCAGGCATCATCCCCAGCCTGCTCCTGTCACAAAATCCCTCATTTTCTCATACCCTCTAGCTCGCATTCCTCAGAAAGGAAACCCCATTGTCCCATTACTTCTGGCCCCAGGTTGCTGGCCAGCCTCTGGTCAGGGGGACCTCTGCTGATGGGACACATCATTGGCACACTCAGTCCATTTATTATTATCATCCAGACTCCAGAGAGGACTTGTTATTCTAGAACCACTCTTCCCCTGTCTTTGCTGCTTTAAGTCATAGTctagctttggccacctgatgtgaagagctgactcatttgaaaagaccctgatgctgggaaagattgagggcaggaggagaaggggatgacagaggatgagatggttggatggcatcatcgactcaatggatgtgagtttgagtaaactctgggagatagtgaaggacaggggagcctggtgtgctgtggtccatggggtcgcagagagtctgacacgactgactGACAGAACAACTAGCCCCTGTTGTAAGCACAGCCTTGAGGAGAATGCTGCTTTGTAACTCATTCTGCTTCTTGTAACTTAATCGAAGTCACTCCAAGAGCCTCAACAGGGCTTATCCCTTCTGCTGCATCAGATCAAAAGCCCCCAATCCACAGCCAGCCAAAGAAAACATGCCTCAAATTTAGTCCCCTCCTTTTTTCAGATGGATGGTGTCTTTCCCCACATGCCTGAAACCAGGAAAGAGAGATTAGTGAGGCCAGGTAGCCTCCACACAGAGGACCACTTGTCTCTTTGGGGAagagtgtctcttcttttcacttctcAGCCAAAGGTCCCCTTTGGGACCAGAAACTTTTTTGATTTGACTTCTGATCTACTGGACACTTCTAAAGGCACTTCTTCTGTGTTTATACAAATTAACACTGATCCTTTCCACCCCCTCCAAAAGGCCTAGATTTCTTCCTCAATAACCACTTCTTCAAAGCACCAGGGAGGACACTGGGCAAGGTTTCTGACACCTTTCATGATAGATGCTCCTGAGGCGTGAGAACCAGGAGGGTTGATAGGAAGAGGTAATGACAGGTGACATTTACTAAACTCCACTCTGAATCCGCTAAGTCccttcatttaaccctcacaaccaTCTGAAGAAGCAGAGACCACCATCCTCAGGAAATCGAGGCTATGGAGATTGAATATGGTGCTAAGTAACTGGGTCAAGGTACTTACTGACAGGTGAGGCAGGGTTTGAACCAGAGCTTCCATGGGGTCAGTTCCTTTCCAAACACTTTCCAGCAGTTGGTCAGGCTAACAGTCACCCAGGGCGCCCTGAAGCTCTGGCTGAAGCAGTGTCTCATCCACTCTAGCGCCTGAACTTTGCAGTCAAACAGATTTGGGTTCCAATCTCCCTCTCTGTCCTGCCTGTCTGAACTTGGGTTCATCCCTTTCTCTGAATTTtgacttcctcatctataaagctAGCACCTGCTTCAAAGGTATGGTTGAATTGAAAGGATTAAATAAAGGAACacataaagcacttagcacagtgctgaGACCTCAACGCAGGGAAACTGTCCTGCCCTGCTGAATGAGAGGCTCCGAggcgctccccccaccccgcccccgcccagtgACAGAGCTGAGCAGGCAGGGGAGGAAACCCCACCAATGGCAGCTCCCAGGGAAGGAAGCTTAGGTGCGAATCCCATGCATCTCACCGAGGGGAACAGCGCAGTTCTAATCTCACTGGAGATTTCCCCAAGGAGGTGGGCTGGATCCTTTAAATTCGCAGGCTTCCCGGGCTATCTTGGAGCAGAAGAACCTCGAAATCTGCCCTGCAAAGCCACTCAGCCTGGGCCCGTCCCCTTCTTGCACCTCCCTCGGCTCCCTTGCTGGCCCCGCCCCTTAGGCCCCACCCTCCTGACCCCATGGCCCCGCCCCTATGGTCCCGCCCTTcacccctcctcccttctctgcaGAAACAGGTGGGGCAGAGGAGGCGAACAGATGCCAAGACATGGGGGGATTTCCGGGAATCTCACAACTGTTTCTTGGTCATTTACTCCCTCGTGTGTCTGTTGTAACAACCGTCTCTGCCCTCACTTCTTCACTGGTGCCAGAAACGCCCCCAGAGATCATCTGAAAGTGTCCCCGGTGTTCCGGTTTGTGACGCGTCCAACCGCGAGGGCTGACACGAGGGGTCttgctgttgttttctgtcagtgGCCTCCTCGCCTTAATCTGGGATAGTCAGAGGTGTCATTCCCTCACAGAGTTGTCCCTGCCCTTCCACCACAGTTTCCATTCCATCTCCACGGTTCTTCACACAAAGGAGTCTTTCTCTCCCAAAAGTTTACCCCAGCCCCTCGAGGCCACGTCACCACTGTACAAAAGTCAAAGAGACGGTTGTGCGTTAGCTGTCGTGTTCCTTCAGCTCCAGCCGTTCACAGGGAGGCCAGCTCCTCAGTCTCCGTTTAAAACCCTCGGCCTTCTACCTCATCGCGAATTCCTGAACACCGTTCATAAAACGCCCTGCTCTCCCGCTGAAGACCGCTGCTTCTCATCTTTTTCTCCTTCGCATCTGCTCTGTTTCTCTAACTTCTTAACTCTTCTTACTCCCTCAGTGTAAGGGTTTAGGAGCACTGGTGGgtcagagggtaaagcgcctgcctgaaACGCAGGAGATcgggtttcgattcctgggtcaggaagatcctgaagaaggaaatggcaacccctttcagtactcttgcctggaaaatcccatggacggaggaacctggtaggccacagtccatggtgtcacaaagagtgggacacgactgagcgacttcactttcactttgagcgacttgactttcactttcttcctttcgtAGGTTAGGTAGATGTTCTGTCTCCTATCTTTCTTTGGCATCTGCTAAactaaaatgttctttttaaattccacCTTTTAAAAAACCAGAGTAAGTTACTCCCTGGAATATCTGCTTCTCTCTCACTCCCAGGGAACAAGTGTGACCTGTGGGAAAAACGCCACGTTCTCTTTGAGGATGCCTGCATCCTGGCTGAGAAATACGGTCTCCTAGCTGTTCTGGAAACATCTGCCAAGGAGTCCAAGAATATCGACGAGGTCTTCGTGCTGATGGCCAGGGAGCTGATGGCCCGCCACAGCCTGCCCTTGTACGGGGGCGGTGCCCCGGGCAGCCTCCCGCTGGAGTCCACTCCAGTCCTTATGGCCCCAGCTCCAAGGGAGAAGAATCAGTGTACCTGCTGAGTAGGTTCCCCAGGAAGGTCGCACCCAGCAGAGGCCACCTCTGAAACCAAGGGCAGCTGCTGGCCTCGAGTCTGCGGAGCAAACGGACTTGCCTCTGGTTCTACTCCTtcctgcctggggtgggggtcaggggggCGCCCTTTTGCCTCAGTTCACACCAGAGGAGGGAACACTGATTCTGACAACAGAGGACACCCCTGTTTCTCTTGACTTTTTCCTAGGACGCGAGGCC
It contains:
- the RAB19 gene encoding ras-related protein Rab-19; this encodes MQFSGSARAVDENFDYLFKIILIGDSNVGKTCVVQHFKSGVYTEAQQNTIGVDFTVHALEIDGKKVKMQVWDTAGQERFRTITQSYYRSAHAAIIAYDLTRRSTFESVPHWIHEIEKYGAANLVIMLIGNKCDLWEKRHVLFEDACILAEKYGLLAVLETSAKESKNIDEVFVLMARELMARHSLPLYGGGAPGSLPLESTPVLMAPAPREKNQCTC